The genomic interval GCCATTGTAAAATATATGAGCTTAATTACTTGTTTTGTAGTGCTTTGCGAAGTTTTGGTTCGCTTTATAAGCAGTATATTTCATTAAATTGAATTTTGTGCTAAAGTAATGAAATGTATTTTTGTTATCAAGTTGTGAAATTACATTAAATAAATTAAAATGAATAGAGAGAAAGTTCAAATTTTTGATACCACTTTAAGAGACGGAGAACAAGTTCCAGGATGTAAATTAGATACCAAACAAAAACTCGTTATAGCAGAACGATTGGATGGAATGGGTGTTGACGTTATTGAAGCTGGATTCCCTGTTTCTAGTCCTGGTGATTTTTTATCTGTTTCTGAAATTAGTAAAATTGTAAAAAATGCAACCGTATGTGGATTAACACGTGCAGTGAAAAATGATATTGATGTAGCAGGACAAGCATTGAAATATGCTAAGAGACCTCGTATTCATACTGGAATTGGGACATCTCAATCTCATATCATTCATAAATTAAATACAACACCTGAAGATATTATTGCTAGAGCAAAATTTGCAGTAGCACACGCTAAAACCTATGTTGAAGACGTTGAGTTTTACGCAGAGGATGCTGGTAGAACGGATAATGCTTTCTTGGCACGAGTCTGTGAGGAAGTTATTAAATCTGGAGCGACAGTACTTAATATTCCTGATACAACCGGATATTGCTTGCCTCACGAATACGGTGAAAAAATAAAATACCTAAAGGAAAACGTAAAAGGAATTGAAAATGTTACAATTTCTTGTCACTGTCATAATGATTTAGGAATGGCAACTGCTAATTCAATCGCAGGTGCAATTAATGGAGCACGACAAATAGAATGTACGAT from Flavobacterium ovatum carries:
- a CDS encoding 2-isopropylmalate synthase produces the protein MNREKVQIFDTTLRDGEQVPGCKLDTKQKLVIAERLDGMGVDVIEAGFPVSSPGDFLSVSEISKIVKNATVCGLTRAVKNDIDVAGQALKYAKRPRIHTGIGTSQSHIIHKLNTTPEDIIARAKFAVAHAKTYVEDVEFYAEDAGRTDNAFLARVCEEVIKSGATVLNIPDTTGYCLPHEYGEKIKYLKENVKGIENVTISCHCHNDLGMATANSIAGAINGARQIECTINGIGERAGNTALEEVVMIFKQHPYLNLYTDIDTKQLNEMSHLVSDSMGMMVQPNKAIVGSNAFAHSSGIHQDGVIKNRETYEIMDPLDVGVNESSIILTARSGRAALAYRAKKVGYELTKTQLDLVYVEFLKFADIKKEVMDDDIHQIIEASNLKDDLVRN